Proteins encoded together in one Balaenoptera ricei isolate mBalRic1 chromosome 2, mBalRic1.hap2, whole genome shotgun sequence window:
- the AKR1E2 gene encoding 1,5-anhydro-D-fructose reductase, whose amino-acid sequence MEKIPVLGLGTWKVAPGEVTEAVKVVIDAGLYHNENEVGVGIQCKVKEGMVRRKDVFIVSKIECHPYLTQKNLISFCQWRNVSMTAYRPLGSSSEGGAPDGRPCDPDDLSEAQEVCSSDFDPISDPEECDSDSQIRQPKADS is encoded by the exons ATGGAGAAGATACCTGTCCTGGGCCTGGGCACCTGGAAG GTGGCCCCAGGGGAAGTGACGGAGGCGGTCAAAGTGGTGATAGACGCGGGCTTGTACCACAACGAGAATGAGGTTGGAGTGGGGATCCAGTGCAAGGTCAAGGAGGGCATGGTGAGGCGGAAGGACGTGTTTATTGTCAGCAAG ATCGAGTGCCACCCATACCTGACTCAGAAGAACCTGATCAGTTTTTGCCAATGGAGAAATGTGTCCATGACTGCTTACCGGCCCCTCGGGAGCTCCAG TGAGGGGGGTGCACCTGATGGAAGACCCTGTGATCCAGATGATCTCTCAGAAGCACAAGAAGTCTGCAGCTCAG atTTTGATCCGATTTCAGATCCAGAGGAATGTGATAGTGATTCCCAAATCCGTCAACCCAAAGCGGATTCTTGA